In Ictalurus punctatus breed USDA103 chromosome 3, Coco_2.0, whole genome shotgun sequence, the following are encoded in one genomic region:
- the olig4 gene encoding oligodendrocyte transcription factor 4: protein MDSDTGSTCSRSSSPDLVVVDSGFFSSKMFQQAEKASDGSPASGEKSRNRPEVSKEDLQELRLKVNSRERKRMHDLNQAMDGLREVMPYAQGPSVRKLSKISTLLLARNYILMLSSSLEEMKKLVGEVYGSSVAQNHAPRPVLAPSQLPLHPLAQSLHSLAGGAAAVSSTPLQHTSTHMATAQAPHSPPSAGYLGFHAPPIPSLLKDPLHLASSYRHFPGMPCPCALCQPLPASTASLPGLSMSK from the coding sequence ATGGATTCCGACACCGGCTCCACCTGCAGTCGCTCCTCGTCGCCAGACCTCGTCGTCGTCGACTCCGGCTTCTTCTCCAGCAAGATGTTCCAGCAAGCCGAGAAAGCCTCCGACGGATCTCCGGCTTCTGGAGAGAAAAGCCGGAACCGTCCGGAGGTCTCCAAAGAAGACCTTCAGGAGCTGCGTCTCAAGGTGAACAGCCGCGAGCGGAAACGCATGCACGACCTCAACCAAGCCATGGACGGCCTCCGCGAAGTCATGCCGTACGCCCAAGGCCCCTCGGTGCGCAAGCTCTCCAAGATCTCCACCCTCCTGCTGGCACGCAACTACATCCTCATGCTCTCCAGCTCCTTGGAGGAGATGAAGAAGCTCGTGGGCGAGGTTTACGGGTCCAGCGTGGCTCAAAACCATGCCCCGAGACCCGTCTTAGCTCCATCTCAGCTTCCCCTGCACCCTCTGGCCCAGTCCTTGCACTCTTTGGCAGGCGGAGCTGCGGCCGTCAGCTCCACCCCCCTTCAGCACACCAGCACGCACATGGCTACAGCTCAAGCTCCCCATTCTCCTCCATCAGCGGGATATCTGGGCTTCCACGCGCCACCAATTCCAAGCTTACTGAAGGACCCGCTGCATTTGGCCAGCTCATACAGGCACTTCCCCGGCATGCCGTGTCCGTGCGCCCTGTGCCAACCTTTACCAGCGTCCACAGCCAGCCTGCCCGGCCTTTCCATGAGCAAGTGA